TTCAAGCACTAAAAATTTAAAAATAATTATAAAAGCAATAAAAGACGGATTTAAAGGAAACCTTGGAAAGAGAGAGATTTAAAATGAGAATACTATTTATAAATGTTTTATATGAACCTTACATAGGTGGTGGAGCAGAAATTACTTTAAAGCAGCTTGTCAAAGGAAATCAAATTTTAGGTCATGAAGTAAAAGTTTTAACTTTTTGGGATAAAGATGATAAGGAAGAAGTTATAGACGGGATTCCCGTTTATAGAGCTAAGATACCTAATCTCTATTTACCATATGGGAAGATGAGGCAACCTTTTTTTAAAAGAGTGTTGTGGCATATTTTTGATATTTATAACCCTTTAGCAAAAAAAATTGTTTTAAAGCAAATTAAAGAATTTAAACCAGACTTAGTTAGTATACACAATACCCAAGGGTGGTCTTGTTCTATATGGGATGCTGTAATAGAAACAAGCATACCAACTATACAAGTTCTTCATGACTTATATCTTTTATGTCCAAGAAATATGTTTAAAGATAATGTTGTTTGTAAAAAGCGATGTTTAGTATGTAAATTAATGAGATTCCCATACAAACAAAAATCAAATAAATTAAAAGCTGTTGCCGGGATAAGTAATTTTATCTTAAATCATTATTTAAGTTATGGATATTTTCAAGAGGTCCCTATAAAAAAAGTAATACATAATTCACGAAATTTAGACACTAAAATAAATAAGAAAATAGATCGAAATTACATAAACTTTGGGTTTATTGGAACTTTAGCACCAAATAAAGGAATAGAAGTTTTACTAAAAGCTTACCATAAAATTAAAAAACCAAATTATAGGTTGTTTGTAGCTGGATCAGGTAAGGAAGATTATGAAAAATATTTAAAATCTAAATATAAAGATAATTCAATTATTTTTATGGGAAAGGTTAATCCTAAGGATTTTTTTGAAAGAGTTGATGTTACTATTGTTCCAAGTATTTGGTATGAAAATTTTCCTGGAGTGATAGTAGAATCTTTTGCGTTTGGTGTTCCAGTTATAGGAAGTAATATTGGTGGTATTCCAGAGATGATTTTAGAAGGGGTAAATGGTATGCTTTTTAATCCGTACAATGAAAATGAATTAATCGATAAAATGTTAAGATTTGAAACTGAAATTGAGCATTGGAGAAGTAAATCTGATACTATTAAACAAAGTGCTTTGAAATTTTTAGATTACAATGGATGGGTAAGAAAATGGGAAGAGTTGTATTTAAATGTTTTAAAAGATTAGGATTTAAAAATAAAGATAACGGTTTTTGGTATATATTCATACCCATTTTATTCATGCTTTTTATTTTTCACCCTCCAAAAAACGGTTAAAGAAAACAGACTTTGAAGAAATGTATCAAGTTATTGTAGTAGATAATAACTCACCAAATAATTTTATAGGATACTTAAAAGCTTGGGCAAAGGGGAAGCTTGATGTTTGGGTTAATTCCAATAATCCTTTAAGAAATTTGTCCTTTCCTCCAGTTCCAAAACCAATACCTTATATTTACTACACAAGAGAAGAGGCTAAAAAAGGTGGGAGTCCTGAGCTAGAGGAAGAATTAAAAAATAAAATGCCTAAAGATATAACTTCAAAGTATCCTATGGTGTTTATACAAAGTGGTGGTAACTTAGGCTTTGCAGGTGGTAATAATGTTGGAATTAGGTATGCCTTGGCAAAAAATGACTTTGATGGTGTTATTCTTTTAAATAATGATACAGTGATAAAGAG
The window above is part of the Thermodesulfobacterium geofontis OPF15 genome. Proteins encoded here:
- a CDS encoding glycosyltransferase family 4 protein, which gives rise to MRILFINVLYEPYIGGGAEITLKQLVKGNQILGHEVKVLTFWDKDDKEEVIDGIPVYRAKIPNLYLPYGKMRQPFFKRVLWHIFDIYNPLAKKIVLKQIKEFKPDLVSIHNTQGWSCSIWDAVIETSIPTIQVLHDLYLLCPRNMFKDNVVCKKRCLVCKLMRFPYKQKSNKLKAVAGISNFILNHYLSYGYFQEVPIKKVIHNSRNLDTKINKKIDRNYINFGFIGTLAPNKGIEVLLKAYHKIKKPNYRLFVAGSGKEDYEKYLKSKYKDNSIIFMGKVNPKDFFERVDVTIVPSIWYENFPGVIVESFAFGVPVIGSNIGGIPEMILEGVNGMLFNPYNENELIDKMLRFETEIEHWRSKSDTIKQSALKFLDYNGWVRKWEELYLNVLKD